From Saccharomycodes ludwigii strain NBRC 1722 chromosome IV, whole genome shotgun sequence, one genomic window encodes:
- the SPC72 gene encoding gamma-tubulin complex subunit SPC72 (similar to Saccharomyces cerevisiae YAL047C | SPC72 | Spindle Pole Component), with product MNTNKTDQFTSVMNISDVFNSSSDDEENDNDNLNNIHNNNKITISTDTYKKNSNYTNENITDDQLSTKSTLPKLDQNLMPWRDKEQDKKISHNEHPMYIQHPIPPDSSSSGKTVIGSSGNNNNNKNNIDSISNNNYNGIAKIAAIKPDDNNKKEFSVSNVIEIQHLQKEITKYQIKVKILTDALKADKEEILAILDKSTEYETKINHLKTSLNDQEHKYQELENEYHTVLQEEVEPVIQIINIYEKRLSDLLNITRGLMGTMNNPNHEDNINSSSFKSIKEINQCFDLIQNFLYNMHDDLEFKNNMEEDVESIHSQYHDFFSYLLNKLEASQVLEIELTEKFQQQDELLHTLKAYRFNELDNYNKVNTDNKNMINNHDETFIDLIKEQIPIKNEKINYLEKLLSIQQLKYDELSKINRKFISKILKLFAKIFEPQSISQAEKKLFKISSNDTNIELLKLYKFIESGVESLVKEREHEQKRLSTATSLDEKKTKNLLAEESFEEIEEYPVCSQSTENFYRLQIRELNKKWLIERERRKLDYRGFQTKINELNSLNESLIDKLSNLSL from the coding sequence ATGAATACTAATAAAACTGATCAGTTTACTTCTGTTATGAATATATCTGATGTTTTCAACTCATCTTCAGACGATGAAGAAAATGACAACGATAATCTCAACAATATacacaataataataaaattacaatATCAACTGACacttacaaaaaaaatagcaactatacaaatgaaaatattacagATGATCAACtttcaacaaaatcaaCTTTACCTAAATTGGATCAAAATCTTATGCCTTGGAGAGACAAAGAAcaggataaaaaaatatcacaCAATGAGCATCCTATGTATATTCAACATCCTATTCCACCAGATAGCTCCAGTAGTGGTAAAACTGTCATAGGATCCTCtggcaacaacaataataataaaaataatattgatagtattagtaataataattataatggAATTGCTAAAATCGCAGCGATAAAACcagatgataataacaaaaaggaATTCTCTGTATCAAACGTTATTGAAATTCAACATctacaaaaagaaataacaaAGTATCAAAtcaaagtaaaaatattaacagaTGCATTGAAAGCGGATAAAGAAGAGATTTTGGCAATATTGGACAAATCAACAGAatatgaaacaaaaatcaACCATTTGAAAACAAGCTTAAATGATCAAGAACATAAATATCAAGAATTGGAAAACGAGTATCACACGGTTTTGCAAGAAGAAGTAGAGCCAgtaatacaaataataaatatttatgaaAAACGCCTAAgtgatttattaaacataACTCGAGGTTTAATGGGAACTATGAATAATCCTAATCATGaagataatattaacagCTCCAGTTTTAAATCgattaaagaaataaatcaatGTTTTGATCTcatccaaaattttttatataacaTGCATGATGATTTagagtttaaaaataatatggAAGAAGATGTCGAATCTATACATTCACAATAtcatgattttttttcatatttattaaacaaattagAAGCTTCGCAAGTTTTGGAAATAGAATTGACTGAAAAATTTCAGCAACAAGACGAACTACTGCACACCTTAAAAGCTTATCGTTTTAATGAATTagataattataataaggTAAATACTGATAACAAGAACATGATCAATAATCACGATGAAACATTTATAGACCTGATTAAGGAACAGATACCGAtaaaaaacgaaaaaatcAACTATTTAGAAAAGCTGTTAAGTATTCAGCAACTTAAATACGATGAAttaagtaaaataaatcgAAAATTCATTtcaaagatattaaaattgtttgcAAAGATATTTGAACCACAATCAATAAGTCAGGCTGAAAAAAagctttttaaaatatctagTAATGATACTAATATAGAGCTTTTGAagttatataaatttattgaatcCGGTGTAGAATCCCTGGTAAAAGAAAGGGAACatgaacaaaaaagattatCAACAGCAACCTCACTTGACGAAAAAAAGACCAAAAATCTCCTTGCTGAAGAATCTTTTGAAGAAATAGAAGAATACCCAGTATGTTCACAATCTACAGAAAACTTTTATAGATTACAAATACGAgagttaaataaaaaatggctTATCGAAAGGGAACGTAGAAAATTAGACTATAGAGGCTTTCAAACgaaaattaatgaattgAACTCACTGAATGAGTCCCTAATAGATAAGCTATCAAACTTATCCTTGtaa
- the BOL3 gene encoding Bol3p (similar to Saccharomyces cerevisiae YAL046C | BOL3 | BolA-like protein), with amino-acid sequence MSKNTIQNFITRPIVRNFVIKHNSFNNIRLFSTNNSISSSTPEEKLISEKLKNSLNPSYLNVMDISGGCGSMFAIEVTSKKFNDLNIVKQHKLINQILKEDIPKWHGLQLKTKKDLS; translated from the coding sequence ATGTCCAAGAACACAATACAAAACTTTATAACAAGGCCCATTGTACgtaattttgttattaaacataacagttttaataatatacgTCTTTTTAGTACCAACAACAGCATTAGTTCATCTACTCctgaagaaaaattgataagtgaaaagttaaaaaatagtTTAAACCCATCCTATCTAAACGTCATGGATATTAGCGGCGGCTGTGGTAGTATGTTTGCCATTGAAGTTACcagtaaaaaatttaatgatttGAATATCGTTAAACAACATAAATTGATTAATCAGATTTTAAAGGAAGATATACCTAAATGGCATGGATTACAATTGAAAACCAAAAAGGACTTATCTTAA
- the GCV3 gene encoding glycine decarboxylase subunit H (similar to Saccharomyces cerevisiae YAL044C | GCV3 | GlyCine cleaVage), translated as MFLSRTLRQSTILSSSTFTRTLRLSTIRFNSTNALTKTELPFTYSSEGPSIIKYTNQHEWIAAHKDGVAFIGITKYAADALGDATYIELPEQGSALELGESFGSIESVKSASDVYSPVNGEVLEPNEALNDSPQFINEDPLGKGWLTKVQVDSLESLAENQDLLSLEAYQEFLKSDQENH; from the coding sequence atgtttttatctAGAACTTTAAGACAATCCACCATTCTCAGTTCAAGCACTTTTACTAGGACTTTAAGATTAAGCACTATTAGGTTCAATTCTACTAACGCTTTGACAAAAACAGAATTACCATTTACCTATTCTAGTGAAGGTCCTTCCATTATTAAGTACACCAACCAACATGAATGGATTGCCGCTCATAAAGATGGAGTGGCCTTCATTGGTATCACAAAATACGCTGCTGATGCTTTAGGTGATGCCACATACATTGAATTACCAGAACAAGGTTCTGCTTTGGAATTAGGTGAATCTTTTGGTTCCATAGAAAGTGTCAAAAGTGCCAGTGATGTTTATTCTCCTGTTAACGGTGAAGTTTTAGAACCTAACGAAGCTTTAAACGATTCTCCacaatttattaatgaagATCCACTTGGTAAAGGTTGGTTAACTAAAGTCCAAGTTGATTCGTTGGAAAGTCTAGCTGAAAATCAAGATTTGTTAAGTTTAGAAGCTTATcaagaatttttaaaatctgaTCAAGAAAATCACTAA
- the PRE10 gene encoding proteasome core particle subunit alpha 7 (similar to Saccharomyces cerevisiae YOR362C | PRE10 | PRoteinase yscE): MTSIGTGYDLSNSVFSPDGRNFQVEYAVKAVENGATSIGLKCEDGVVFGVEKIITSKLLVPKKNKKIQTIDRHIGCAYSGLLPDGRHLVGRGREEAQNFKKIYGRPIPVDALADRLGQYVQAHTLYNSVRPFGITAIFGGITKEDPTPFLYMLEPSGTYWGYKGAATGKGRQTAKAELEKIIDKLEDNGENLSAKDAVKQVAKIVYMAHEDNKDKDFELELSWVSLSETDGLHKFVPDDLLEEAKKFAIKETEGDSDSDDSDSDDNDSDDNDSDSNNEGKKDDDGDVKLE, translated from the coding sequence atgacTTCAATTGGTACTGGTTATGATCTTTCAAATAGTGTGTTTTCGCCTGACGGGAGAAACTTTCAGGTTGAGTATGCTGTCAAGGCCGTAGAAAATGGTGCCACTTCAATTGGTCTAAAGTGCGAAGATGGTGTCGTATTTGGTGTTGAAAAGATTATTACTTCCAAACTATTagttccaaaaaaaaacaaaaagatacAAACCATAGATCGTCACATTGGTTGTGCTTATAGTGGGCTACTTCCTGATGGGAGACACTTAGTTGGTAGAGGACGTGAAGAGGCTCAAaacttcaaaaaaatatacggAAGGCCTATTCCAGTGGATGCGCTTGCTGACAGATTGGGACAATATGTTCAAGCACACACACTATATAATTCAGTCCGTCCTTTTGGCATCACCGCTATTTTTGGTGGTATTACTAAGGAAGATCCAACTCCCTTTTTGTACATGTTAGAACCAAGCGGTACTTATTGGGGTTACAAAGGTGCTGCTACGGGGAAAGGTAGACAGACCGCTAAAGCTGAGctagaaaaaattattgataaattgGAAGATAATGGAGAAAATTTATCAGCAAAAGATGCCGTAAAACAAGTTGctaaaattgtttatatGGCACACGAAGATAACAAAGATAAAGATTTTGAATTAGAACTAAGTTGGGTTTCCTTATCTGAAACTGATGGGTTGCATAAATTTGTTCCCgatgatttattagaagaggcaaaaaaatttgcaaTTAAGGAAACAGAAGGTGATTCCGATTCTGATGATAGTGATTCTGATGACAATGATTCTGATGACAATGATTCCGATTCAAATAATGAGGGGAAAAAAGATGATGACGGAGATGTTAAATTAGAATAA
- the GEM1 gene encoding ERMES complex Ca(2+)-binding regulatory GTPase GEM1 (similar to Saccharomyces cerevisiae YAL048C | GEM1 | GTPase EF-hand protein of Mitochondria): protein MVSFNKSTLRVVVCGDEYVGKSSLIFSFVKDRFVSQLQEVLPIITIPRDFSASPYSPEKTILVDTTLNDIDFLQSELKIADVICLVYSNHDSYERISMFWMAMFRTLGLNLPVIICRNKCDLLNKEDNELIEIEEFIPLLKDFKEVGTCIKCSALEKFNVTQLFYRCQRAVTQPLAPLFDSKTGKLKPLAITALKRIFILSDKDQDGFLNNEEISLLQRKCFGKSIDSNELNAIYKNLSKMAPDESAFVRGKGLTKNGFSLLNQLYVETGRHETTWGILRAFHYTDTLEIEERTLYPTIDYPPTSSIELSPIGYRFLVDVFRKFDKDNDGGLNNIELTQIFKTCPMGLPKLWINTGFPNSTVVNNLGYVTLQGWLAQWSMTAFLDHKTTTAYLVYFGFESDTRLALTLTKPRRLKKRYGKYYRAAVNDRKVFNCFVIGNAKSGKTALLDALLGRPTTEVYSPTIKSRIAVNSLELRGGKQYYLILQEFGESQPAVLENPSKWEECDVVCLTYDSSDPDSFAYLVEAVEKYKHLMKLPMVFVALKADLDKQQQRCHIQPDELTESLFLNHPLHISTFWQNSVNKLFDRLIKCALEPLRATPGFEPELKVKDEESREKLMVAGSILGIASAFSLILYKLLKKS, encoded by the coding sequence ATGGTcagttttaataaaagtacACTAAGAGTTGTAGTTTGCGGCGATGAATACGTCGGGAAATCaagtttaatattttcctttgTTAAAGATCGATTTGTTTCTCAACTACAGGAGGTTTTACCCATAATAACCATTCCAAGAGATTTCTCAGCCAGTCCTTATTCTCCTGAGAAAACTATTCTTGTGGACACAACTTTAAATGATATTGACTTTTTACAATCTGAATTGAAAATAGCCGATGTAATTTGCTTGGTATACTCAAATCATGACTCCTATGAGCGAATATCTATGTTCTGGATGGCCATGTTTAGAACATTGGGCTTAAATCTTCCAGTTATAATATGCAGGAATAAATGTGACCTGTTAAACAAAGAAGATAATGAACTGATAGAAATTGAAGAGTTTataccattattaaaagattttaaagaGGTTGGAACGTGTATTAAATGTAGTGCACTAGAAAAGTTTAATGTCActcaattattttatcGATGCCAACGAGCTGTTACCCAGCCGTTGGCGCCTCTATTTGATTCCAAAACGGGGAAATTAAAACCATTAGCCATTACAGCGTTGAAGAGAATTTTCATACTAAGCGACAAGGATCAGGATGGGTTTTTAAACAATGAAGAGATCTCTTTATTACAAAGGAAATGTTTTGGGAAAAGTATAGATAGTAACGAATTAAATGCTATCTATAAAAATCTTTCCAAAATGGCACCAGATGAAAGTGCTTTTGTAAGGGGGAAAGGATTAACTAAAAATGgattttctcttttaaatcaattatACGTGGAAACTGGAAGGCATGAGACCACTTGGGGTATTTTAAGAGCATTTCATTATACGGATACTTTGGAAATTGAGGAAAGGACGTTATATCCGACTATTGATTATCCACCGACATCTTCCATTGAGTTGAGTCCCATAGGATATAGGTTTTTAGTTGATGTTTTTAGGAAATTCGATAAGGATAACGATGGTGGACTAAATAACATTGAGTTAAcccaaatttttaaaacatgcCCAATGGGATTACCAAAACTCTGGATAAACACGGGATTCCCAAACTCTACGGTGGTTAATAACTTGGGATATGTTACATTACAAGGATGGCTAGCTCAATGGTCCATGACAGCATTTTTGGACCACAAAACAACCACAGCGtatttagtttattttggGTTTGAAAGTGATACAAGATTGGCACTAACACTGACAAAACCAAGACGcttaaagaaaagatatgGGAAGTATTATAGGGCAGCTGTAAATGATCGGAAAGTTTTCAATTGTTTTGTAATTGGAAATGCCAAAAGTGGCAAAACAGCACTTTTAGATGCATTGCTGGGCAGGCCCACTACAGAAGTGTACTCtccaacaataaaatcCAGAATTGCTGTAAATAGCCTAGAATTAAGAGGTGGAAAACAATATTACTTGATATTACAAGAATTTGGAGAGTCTCAGCCGGCAGTTTTGGAAAATCCTTCAAAATGGGAGGAATGTGATGTGGTGTGCTTAACTTATGATAGCAGTGATCCAGATTCGTTTGCATATTTGGTAGAAGCGGTTGAAAAGTACAAACATTTGATGAAATTGCCCATGGTTTTCGTTGCATTGAAAGCTGATTTAgataaacaacaacagaGATGTCACATCCAACCTGATGAACTCACTgaatcattatttttaaatcaccCACTACACATATCAACCTTTTGGCAAAATTCtgtaaataaattatttgataGACTAATCAAATGTGCATTGGAACCGTTAAGAGCTACTCCTGGATTTGAACCCGAACTAAAGGTAAAAGATGAAGAATCAAGAGAAAAATTGATGGTTGCTGGATCAATTTTGGGTATTGCATCGGCTTTTTCACTGATATTGTATAAGTTACTCAAAAAATCTTGA
- the PRT1 gene encoding translation initiation factor eIF3 core subunit b (similar to Saccharomyces cerevisiae YOR361C | PRT1 | PRoTein synthesis), whose translation MTDTLAPNFPEIKLEDIHVNEDEIDFSDLKEQYEIISDNTSETKNNVKLDRFVVVDGTPIAPESKVPILTKVLTKLFSQAGEIKDFNLPMDTEEKKTKGYLFIEYANELSVRKAVKLLNGKKLDAKHRLFVNSFRDLEKYGSTENFSAEFKEPVVPKPVSKTLLDSWLLDEYSRDQFSITRDDDTLIAWYRGAHKPENIVEPRRNWSNAPIKFSPFGTYVLSLHEHGVQSWGGPELQLLHKFFHPQVRAVHISPTEKYLVTFSPKPIMLSDNAELNGPFTPEMEGHNIVVWDLATGVLLKTFGIPGNQEFHWPMIKWSYDDKYCGRIGPNAIAIYEPENNFQLSRGELLKVNDVQDFEFAPTGVLLHKARKSNASKITPEDYSTVLCYWTPENNNQSCKATVMELPKRRILRTVNLVQVSDVRFHWQSNSEYLCVQVDRHTKSKKSIFTNLEICKMGERDIPVEKIELKDHVLSFAWEPKGDRFITISIDEAGRDENIAVPQNVVTFFAPEVDNVTKTGKGAAAGSDVKSWKSVYSLPNKFSNKISWSPMGRFVCITTLIRPPQVRNQSEFLFYDMDYPGEHILNKENKTGANKNGVNCNLRDISNGKYGSGTNMQWDKSGRYLACWSSYLRHRVDNGYRVYTCTGKLIRQEGIDGFVSFSWRPRPDHLLSSSEIKKIKKNFKEYSAKFEEMDMMEANEALRTAILDRRSKLQNWNSFRAATQKSVAPYKIFENFSEVEDHTKSLITIEEIQEKILEEKKEVV comes from the coding sequence ATGACTGATACCCTTGCACCTAACTTCCCGGAAATTAAATTAGAAGATATTCATGTTAATGAGGATGAAATTGATTTTTCAGATTTAAAAGAACAATATGAAATCATCTCTGATAACACATctgaaacaaaaaacaatgtTAAACTGGATagatttgttgttgttgatggCACTCCGATTGCTCCAGAAAGTAAAGTTccaattttaacaaaagtTTTGACTAAATTATTTAGTCAGGCTGGTGAaattaaagattttaatttaCCAATGGACacagaagaaaagaaaaccaaaggttatttatttattgaatatGCCAACGAGCTCAGTGTCAGGAAGGCTGTTAAATTGTtaaatggtaaaaaatTGGATGCTAAGCACCGTTTATTTGTCAATTCTTTCCgtgatttagaaaaatatgGTTCAACTGAAAATTTTAGTGCTGAATTCAAAGAACCAGTTGTTCCTAAACCAGTTTCCAAAACCCTTTTGGATTCCTGGTTATTAGATGAATACAGTAGAGATCAATTTTCTATTACCCGTGATGATGATACTTTGATTGCTTGGTACAGAGGTGCTCATAAGCCAGAGAATATTGTTGAACCAAGAAGAAATTGGTCGAATGCACCAATCAAGTTCTCACCATTTGGTACCTATGTTTTATCCTTACATGAACATGGTGTCCAATCCTGGGGTGGCCCTGAGCTACAATTGTTACATAAATTCTTTCATCCTCAAGTCAGAGCTGTTCACATTTCACCAACCGAAAAATACTTAGTTACCTTTTCACCCAAACCAATTATGTTAAGTGATAATGCTGAGCTCAATGGGCCATTCACTCCTGAAATGGAGGGGCACAATATTGTTGTCTGGGACTTGGCCACAggtgttttattaaaaacttttggTATTCCAGGTAATCAAGAATTTCACTGGCCAATGATTAAATGGTCTTATGATGATAAATATTGTGGTCGTATAGGACCAAATGCCATTGCTATATATGAGCCAGAAAACAACTTTCAACTTTCTAGAGGCGAGTTATTAAAGGTTAATGACGTCCAAGATTTTGAATTTGCTCCTACAGGTGTTTTGTTACATAAGGCTAGAAAAAGCAATGCTTCCAAAATTACTCCAGAAGACTATTCTACTGTGTTGTGTTACTGGACTccagaaaataataatcaaagTTGTAAAGCCACCGTTATGGAGCTTCCTAAAAGACGTATTTTAAGAACTGTAAATTTGGTCCAAGTTTCTGATGTCAGATTTCACTGGCAATCTAACTCAGAATATCTTTGTGTTCAAGTCGATCGTCACAccaaatccaaaaaatcTATTTTCACCAATTTGGAAATATGTAAGATGGGAGAACGTGATATTCCGgtagaaaaaattgaattgaAAGATCATGTTTTAAGTTTTGCATGGGAACCAAAGGGAGACAgatttattactatttctATCGATGAGGCTGGCAGAGATGAAAATATTGCAGTTCCACAAAACGTTGTTACATTCTTTGCACCAGAGGTTGATAACGTTACCAAGACCGGTAAAGGTGCTGCTGCTGGTAGCGATGTTAAAAGCTGGAAAAGCGTTTATAGTTTGCCTAACAAATTTAGTAATAAGATTTCTTGGTCTCCAATGGGTAGATTTGTTTGCATCACCACATTGATTAGACCACCACAGGTTCGTAACCAAAgtgaatttttattttatgacATGGACTATCCAGGTGAACACATCTTaaataaggaaaataaGACCGGTGCTAATAAGAATGGTGTCAACTGCAACTTAAGAGATATTAGTAATGGTAAATACGGTAGTGGGACAAATATGCAGTGGGACAAATCTGGTAGATATTTAGCATGTTGGTCATCCTATTTGAGGCATAGGGTCGATAACGGGTATAGAGTTTACACATGTACTGGTAAGTTAATTAGACAGGAAGGTATAGATGGTTTTGTGTCATTTTCTTGGAGACCAAGACCAGACCATTTATTGAGTAGTtctgaaattaaaaagattaaGAAGAACTTTAAGGAGTACAGTGCTAAATTTGAGGAAATGGACATGATGGAAGCTAATGAAGCTCTCAGAACTGCTATTTTGGATCGTCGTTCCAAATTACAAAATTGGAATAGTTTCAGAGCAGCAACTCAAAAATCAGTTGCACCATATAAGATTTTTGAGAACTTTTCTGAAGTTGAAGATCACACTAAGTCTTTAATTACCATTGAAGAAATTCAAGAAAAGATTttggaagaaaagaaagaagtagtttaa
- the BOL1 gene encoding Bol1p (similar to Saccharomyces cerevisiae YAL044W-A | BOL1 | BolA-like protein) has product MSSDNTQLNSSTTGPIATTIIEKLNTELPNIEHFEIYNDSYKHSGHHGISESSNRTESHFRLVIVSDIFEKLSQPKRHRLIYKILQDELNGSVHALQLKTKTPEEYNK; this is encoded by the coding sequence ATGTCAAGTGACAATACACAACTTAATAGCTCAACTACTGGTCCAATAGCAACTACAATTATTGAGAAATTGAATACTGAACTTCCAAATATCGaacattttgaaatatataatgACTCTTATAAACACTCTGGGCATCATGGCATTAGTGAGTCCAGTAATAGAACTGAGTCACACTTTAGATTGGTTATAGTGAGcgatatttttgaaaaattgtcGCAGCCAAAGAGACACAgacttatatataaaatattacaagATGAGTTGAATGGTTCGGTTCATGCATTACAATTGAAAACTAAAACACCAGaagaatataataaatag
- the PDE2 gene encoding 3',5'-cyclic-nucleotide phosphodiesterase PDE2 (similar to Saccharomyces cerevisiae YOR360C | PDE2 | PhosphoDiEsterase), producing MPNNNNNAMHLYHVSGASTANNFFQIQRIIEKYFENNKSENNISTETLPFLKHFNNIVDLVTFIYKKRLENDLSYEKHTTLIIYDVDQPKGNDTETNDLNSLNFHDFKLLFDNFFGVLQFSVVQYHSILDNNYQLLNDFIHSDLSIYKPILSNRLNRIDHWCYTKDTKNSYGCTNCIYSMYNHLLKSMEISNDTTPASLKLQKIYQLIYTNINFKEVLLNLFFNKTRNSTNLLNDLTSKVNTWDFNALAYTLKELVVISYILLADVMSSNGLLSDNGNSSNRLLGFIFITESLYHQGNKFHNFKHGVDVLQATYWLCKCLNNFITPIDKLLVCISAIGHDVGHPGTNNMLLNDKICPISKEFYHNNSVLENFHSEIYIKLINISQVLNNKNLLSQLESDDLIQKIILATDMAKHGDFVKYIDCSQKETNSSILKELIIKAADISNVTRPLCVSVKWGVLIVYEFNECNKLKENNDNKDIKTTQLDENKRQKREDYDTEFIMPSSVEECVQKYPGLPAGQLFFINTFALELFEKLSDKFENELHFLLENILSNKRYWESRT from the coding sequence ATGCcgaacaataacaacaacgcAATGCATTTATATCACGTTTCCGGTGCTTCCACTGCCAAcaacttttttcaaattcaacgtataatagaaaaatactttgaaaacaacaaaagtgaaaataacatttcCACCGAGACTCTTCCATTTCTCAAGcatttcaataatattgtaGATTTGGttacttttatatataaaaaaagattggaAAACGATTTGAGTTATGAAAAACACACAactttaattatttatgatGTTGACCAGCCCAAAGGCAACGATACAGAGACAAATGATCTAAACTCTTTAAATTTCCACGATTTTAAACTATtgtttgataatttttttggtgtttTACAATTTAGTGTGGTCCAATACCATTCCATCCTTGATAATAATTACCAACTTTTAAATGACTTCATACACAGTGACTTAAGCATTTACAAGCCTATTTTATCCAATAGATTAAATAGAATAGATCATTGGTGCTATACTAAAGACACCAAAAATTCGTATGGATGTACTAATTGTATCTATTCAATGTACAATCATTTGCTTAAGTCCATGGAAATATCCAATGACACCACACCTGCTTCTTTGAAATTACAGAAAATCTACCAACTAATTTACACTAACATAAATTTCAAGgaagttttattaaacctcttttttaataagacCAGAAATTCTACCAATTTGCTAAACGATTTGACTTCGAAAGTAAATACGTGGGACTTTAATGCTTTGGCTTACACCTTAAAAGAATTAGTTGTAATAAGTTATATATTGTTGGCCGATGTAATGAGTTCAAATGGATTATTGAGTGATAATGGCAATAGCAGCAACAGATTGTTGggtttcattttcattaccGAATCTTTGTATCATCAAGGCAACAAGTTCCATAACTTTAAACACGGTGTGGATGTTTTACAGGCAACCTATTGGTTATGCAAATGCTTgaacaattttattacaCCAATTGATAAGCTATTGGTTTGTATTTCTGCTATAGGACATGATGTTGGACATCCAGGCACTAATAATATGCTACTAAACGATAAAATTTGTCCCATCTCTAAAGAGTTTTACCACAATAACAGtgttttggaaaatttccACTCAGAGATATATatcaaattaataaatatttcacAAGTcttaaacaacaaaaatctGTTATCTCAACTGGAGAGCGATGATTTGATTCAAAAAATCATCTTGGCGACAGATATGGCCAAGCATGGAGACTTTGTTAAATACATTGATTGCTCACAAAAGGAAACCAATTCCTCTATTTTGAAAGAATTGATCATTAAGGCAGCTGATATTTCTAACGTTACTAGGCCTTTGTGTGTATCTGTCAAATGGGGTGTGTTAATTGTTTATGAATTTAACGAATGCAACAAATTGAAAGaaaacaatgataataaagatattaaaacaacacaacttgatgaaaataaacgCCAGAAACGTGAAGATTATGATACGGAATTCATTATGCCATCCAGTGTGGAAGAATGTGTGCAAAAATATCCTGGGTTGCCTGCAGGGcaattgtttttcattaacACTTTTGCATTGGAATTATTTGAGAAATTGAGTGACAAGtttgaaaatgaattaCATTTCTTgttagaaaatatattatcaaataaaagatattgGGAATCACGTACATGA